The sequence gtacagatTCCTACCATCTCAGCCAGTGCCAAGCAAGCGTGTTAGACACAATGGCATTGCAGACGACGACAATCAGGCTCTTGGAACAGTGCTCAGTCTGAAAGGCTGGCTGGATGAGATCTGTTATGCAGGTACCAAATGATTGAGCGAATCAAAGCAGACTGCACTGCCATAGCCTTAGTACGATCGTTGGACATGAATCTCTCAATTGATTGACTTTGTTGGCCTGAAGTCAGAGAGCGCAGCAGCCATGCCATTCTCAGCATTTGAAACCGCCATCAGACAGTATAGGTGCTGTGTTGTACTGCCTCCTGAATAGCTTTGATCACattacagagtactctgAAATGAAATGGATGTAAGGTTACAAAGGTCCAAGATCTCCTCTTTGTCAGAGATCCAGCGCCAGGGTCGACAAGTTAACAGTGCTTGATTAGGTATGTTACTGCGTATATATGTTATGAACAAGGCTAATAATCAATTACCAGATCGATTTCACGATGAAATTCTCTTTTTGTGGCTCTCCTGATCAGAAATCTTCCAGTCTTCAATTGCAGATGAGATAGCTGttaaaagaaaggaaaagaaatacaaaaaaaaaagagaaagaaactGATGATGAAAGGCCTTGTGGTTCAATACCACAGCTGCAGTTCCCATAAATTCAGATAGCGATGTTGGCCCACAACTGGCAGTATGGCCGCCTGAAGGTGAGATGGATCCGGTTTGTGCACCGTTAATCTGCATCCATAGGGAACCGGGCACTGAAGGAGTAATGGATTTTTGCTGCAGGACTCTGTACagattactccgtactctgtagaaaATTGAGATCTGTGTTCCTGAGTGGCATTCAGTTCTTCTCAAAGCATGACATTGTGGCCTCGAATCGATATGTATATGTCGGACTCTAGCTCAAAGGATGGCAGAGAGGGAAAGCAGGAAACTAGGCATGTTCTCGAGTTTCGATCACAATCAACGTTTCGGAAGATCGATCCCCTAATACACCTTTGTTTACGCGTTGCCATGCCCAGAAATCGGCGTTGTCGCCACGCAACCCAGCAACCAACTGCCCGTCCGTGGGTGTATCGCCACGGTGCGTCCGCCGAGCAGTTGTGGACACGGCATTCCCTGATTTCGACGACTTGCCAGTTCATCGCTGCGTGGACAGCGGTTCAGGGGCCAATGGCGGGAGCGGATCGGCTTCTCCCTCCACCAGCGCAGCGGCGGACTTTGACAGGCGATTGGGCGACGGCGCAGTCTGCGTGTCAATCGCACACGCCGTTCCTTTCGTTCGCCATTACGTCGTCGCTCGATCCGCTGCCCACTTTTTTCCCCTTGGTCTGCCCGcgctcttctctctttcttcctttctcttcACCACTGCCATTCCCACCTCTCCGTTTGAACTCTCCTCTCTTCGTCAAACCGCTTCTCTTCCTTGTCTCTCGCTCCATCCCCGTTCTCTTCGTCAATTCTCAAGGCAGGAAGGGACCTGAGGCTGCCATTCTTTTCAGTTTGGCCCTTCCGCCGCTGCTCGCTCGCTGCTCTGCCTTCTTCGTCAATATACAATTTTAATTCATCGCCTTCGTTGATCATCCATCCGTTGTTTACCGCTGCTTTCTTGTAAATCTCCCTTCTGCATTCAAGTCTTCCTTCATCAACAGCTTGTTCGATTTAAGCGCTTATATTGCTGCGGAACTCGACCCCATCCATCTCCAACCATGAAACCTTCATCCGTTTCCTTGGTGGCGGCCGCCGCCATGGGAGCTACATCCGCCTACGCGGGTGTGGTGACAGCTAGAGGCTCCAAGACACCTGCCATCACCATCAAAGGCAACGGTATGTTGTTGCGGTTTTCGCGCCATCTTCTAGCACGTTAACTAACTGAAAACGTTTTCCCTTGCTAGCCTTCTTCCAAGGCGATGAGCGATTCTATATTCGTGGACTGTATGGCTGAACCCCGACTCCTTTCTGCGCGACCTGATACTGACTGCCTAACAGTGACTATCAGCCGGTTGGTGGCAAACAACTCAATATATCTCCTAATGTAACTAAAGGTCTAACCTCCCACATGTAGGGTGGTTCGTCAAAGGTTGAGGACCCAATTGCTGAAACAGAAACCTGCAAGCGGGACATCGAATACTTCAAGGAATTGGGTGTCAACACAATCCGAATCTATACTGTCGATAACTCCAAAAACCACGATGAGTGCATGAAGGCTCTCTCAGATGCTGGGATTTATCTCGTTCTTGATGTCAACACTCCCAAGTACTCGATCAATCGCAAAGGTGGGAGTGACACCTCCTTCGGTATCTGGAGACAAATTCTAACTCCATCCAGAACCCAAGGCGTCCTACAACGACGTCTATCTCCAGAATGCCTTTGCAACTGTCGAAATGTTTGCCAAATATGATAACACTCTGGTGAGATGAAGATGTAAAGCCCCGTGGCCCGTTGCTTCGACTAATCTCGCTCAGGCATTCTTCTCTGGAAATGAAGTTATCAACGATGGCGAAACTTCGAACACCGCTCCTTACGTTAAGGCCGTGACTCGTGACATTCGTCAATTCATTCGAGCCCGTGGATTGAGAAAGGTTCCAGTTGGGTACTCTGCCGTGCGTCTCACTTGATTCTTTCCTGCTGGTCAACCTTGGAATTTTGGTTTTTGTGCTGACCTCATTCACAGGCCGATATCGATACAAACCGTCTTGAAATGGCACAATATATGAACTGTGGCACTGATGACGAGAGAAGCGATTTCTTCGCTTTCAACGACTATTCGTGGTGCTCTCCATCGTCTTTCACCACTTCTGGATGGGATCAAAAGGTCGAGAATTTCACTGGCTACGGTTTACCTCTTTTCCTCTCAGAATACGGTTGCAACACCAACAAGCGGGACTGGGGTGAAGTCAAGGCCTTGTACTCTGATAAAATGACACCTGTGTACTCCGGAGGTCTCGTCTATGAGTATTCTCAGGAACCCAGCAACTATGGCTTGGTCCAGCTTGGCAAAGGCAAACCAAAGGAACTCGACGACTTCAAAGCGTTGGCAAAGGCGTTCAAGGGCACGAAGAATCCTTCAGGCGATGGAGGTTACAACTCAACCGGCGGTGCCAACCCTTGTCCCAAGAAGAATGCTCCCAACTGGGACGTTGACAGCGAGTCTCTTCCCGCTATCCCCGAACCTGCGAAGAAGTTTATGAAAGACGGCCCCGGCGAGGGACCAGGTCTCTCCGGCAAAGGCAGCCAGAATGCGGGGACACAATCTTCTGGAACTGCCACGCCTGGATCTGGAAGCGTTGATCCTACATCCAGCGCGGGTGCTGCCGCAGGTTTACGGCCTGAGTTTGGTATTGCTCCTATGATGTGCGCTATGCTGGTCGTCTTGTCAAGCATGTT is a genomic window of Coccidioides posadasii str. Silveira chromosome 3, complete sequence containing:
- the GEL1 gene encoding beta-glucanosyltransferase (CAZy:GH72~SECRETED:SignalP(1-21)~EggNog:ENOG410PHUW~COG:G~TransMembrane:1 (n5-13c21/22o424-446i)~BUSCO:8675at33183) gives rise to the protein MKPSSVSLVAAAAMGATSAYAGVVTARGSKTPAITIKGNAFFQGDERFYIRGLDYQPGGSSKVEDPIAETETCKRDIEYFKELGVNTIRIYTVDNSKNHDECMKALSDAGIYLVLDVNTPKYSINRKEPKASYNDVYLQNAFATVEMFAKYDNTLAFFSGNEVINDGETSNTAPYVKAVTRDIRQFIRARGLRKVPVGYSAADIDTNRLEMAQYMNCGTDDERSDFFAFNDYSWCSPSSFTTSGWDQKVENFTGYGLPLFLSEYGCNTNKRDWGEVKALYSDKMTPVYSGGLVYEYSQEPSNYGLVQLGKGKPKELDDFKALAKAFKGTKNPSGDGGYNSTGGANPCPKKNAPNWDVDSESLPAIPEPAKKFMKDGPGEGPGLSGKGSQNAGTQSSGTATPGSGSVDPTSSAGAAAGLRPEFGIAPMMCAMLVVLSSMFGASFIFMV